The following are encoded together in the Penicillium digitatum chromosome 3, complete sequence genome:
- a CDS encoding Cys/Met metabolism, pyridoxal phosphate-dependent enzyme, with amino-acid sequence MSADDPFSFLPAEQAKPAKKTHWKSKLFSKDKNKTASQQNQEIADFLSSRPAESTPAPPPNDPRCLPPQNIDAHRFPSSQDVSGYPPPKSVTAPAPASAPVLPREDYAPFSLSDQFTAVSAPTPSAQRSGRKGKGLRVGFSPQPPEVIGEGGDESESPTVEISRGRARSESRGIQSGNTPGSPSDPSRSHLPNLRLNTSLGDGDARSRQAACSPLRDTSDWKPPLMRNPQDAEFLRTLPSGNGSRLSFRGDAEAIAFAERVRDKMQAEEGRALHHHYEEEIMSPGAEDDDISPPPSPPSPTSPEPPIKAYNAESTHETAPTAGLPHAPSISMSMKSIVDSIRSPSSPSTHRAPPKLSPIDPRMPTNLIPSSPGKLSPTQTKPPPQALPASERTSPPSREGNEPPHSAQPPKFSLRNIANQVGDTAFSEFKKYNARYENSIKLAAEEVKPLVETSLAEWIRAAVWWFLRGKTRLEAYARSRSTSPPTHAKQAVIDLGKALWINENVVPSHHELSQYGALGVDALVAVVSTTGDKELADLLGIHQTLTNHLRSLSMSIKRNNILAVVASDEDSPIQVDTCVWLRYPFYAPDVSAVLSGAATRSMLVDNAGKTPSLVHMMPLGDTSRYFSYAAICHALRIDHRPRTSGLSDRKQGPTWEDVDWQVRSNSMQVKLPRGFELDVTFKEDDFKTLWNIVKYTQKSENSLHPEAGETVVFENTLKVFQYMDPGTPKAFPSEPTERCRVRLFERSVTVTEGTGARNAHRGFRLAVLTSPKVKTLSSIRHIFGNGSPIVFGLLRGEDGSPALLLKVTEDGRTRSLLMTFHEVAERTKIHSVLLGIIPREGETKSPEFALKSYCIEQPEDPFTGQPTVKHLQFPAGSVSVIDQEHAYVEHGYGPTILSEHLRAFVATEWGSVTDRINLGPGELKIGLDVQSTTSMSLFRPAQQDLTLSLADNLIRPELAGQLTSFLEKVATKPMVRRLEFPTIQDLHAFEAAVTGFQVLYDGMATSFTISRRRSMVPIYKKWEAALARVQVVRQEKVVQMLVFFGDFQHGTCMNFVLKGTDIMESFIRSGKFGIRMVDAKFALPKKDDDPASNFVCLDMPEYPIEHDDLTITFDTEASRASFKAALPGSVREPSRMGSIRR; translated from the exons ATGTCTGCCGATGACCCATTCTCCTTTCTGCCCGCGGAGCAGGCCAAACCCGCGAAAAAGACCCATTGGAAATCGAAACTGTTCTCCAAAGATAAGAACAAAACTGCGTCGCagcaaaatcaagaaatcgcAGACTTTCTGAGCTCTCGCCCCGCAGAATCAACTCCAGCTCCTCCACCTAATGACCCCAGATGCCTTCCTCCGCAAAACATTGACGCTCACCGCTTTCCCTCCTCACAAGACGTCTCCGGATATCCTCCCCCCAAGTCAGTAACTGCGCCGGCTCCAGCATCTGCGCCAGTCTTGCCTCGCGAGGACTATGCACCGTTCAGTCTCTCAGACCAATTTACTGCCGTGTCCGCTCCCACTCCTTCTGCTCAGCGCAGTGGTCGCAAAGGCAAAGGGCTACGCGTAGGGTTCAGCCCTCAACCTCCAGAAGTGATTGGTGAAGGAGGCGATGAGTCCGAATCGCCAACAGTTGAGATCTCGCGGGGTCGAGCACGGTCGGAAAGCAGGGGAATCCAGTCTGGCAACACCCCTGGGTCACCCTCGGACCCTTCACGATCGCATCTGCCAAATCTCCGACTTAATACATCGTTGGGCGATGGCGATGCGCGATCCCGTCAGGCAGCTTGTTCGCCTCTGCGTGATACATCGGATTGGAAACCACCGCTGATGCGCAATCCTCAGGATGCAGAATTCCTGAGGACGTTGCCTAGCGGCAACGGCTCTCGATTGTCATTCCGTGGCGATGCCGAGGCGATTGCGTTCGCAGAACGTGTCCGCGACAAGATGCAAGCGGAAGAAGGTCGTGCATTGCATCATCACTATGAGGAGGAGATAATGTCTCCTGGAGCTGAAGACGATGATATCTCACCTCCACCCAGCCCCCCCAGCCCTACCAGCCCGGAACCGCCCATCAAAGCCTACAACGCTGAATCTACCCACGAAACAGCCCCAACCGCGGGGCTTCCGCACGCGCCGTCTATTTCTATGTCGATGAAGTCTATTGTCGATTCGATTCGGAGCCCCTCAAGCCCCTCTACACATCGCGCACCCCCCAAGCTCAGTCCCATTGATCCACGAATGCCCACGAATCTTATCCCAAGTAGCCCCGGCAAGCTCTCACCAACACAGACCAAACCGCCACCCCAGGCACTGCCTGCATCAGAACGAACATCACCTCCTAGTCGCGAAGGCAACGAGCCGCCACACAGTGCCCAACCCCCCAAGTTCTCTCTTCGAAACATTGCCAACCAAGTTGGTGATACCGCATTTTCTGAATTCAAAAAGTACAACGCACGATACGAGAATTCTATAAAACTCGCAGCAGAGGAAGTCAAGCCATTGGTAGAAACATCGCTAGCAGAATGGATTCGGGCTGCGGTCTGGTGGTTTTTGCGAGGAAAGACACGATTGGAAGCGTATGCTCGTTCCCGTTCGACATCGCCACCCACTCACGCCAAGCAAGCCGTGATCGATCTTGGAAAGGCATTATGGATAAATGAGAATGTTGTGCCCAGCCATCACGAACTCTCTCAATACGGTGCCTTGGGCGTTGACGCCCTAGTGGCCGTTGTAAGTACGACCGGCGATAAGGAGTTGGCTGATCTTCTGGGTATTCATCAAACCCTCACCAATCACCTCCGATCGCTATCCATGTCCATCAAACGAAACAACATCCTCGCAGTGGTTGCCTCAGACGAAGACTCTCCCATCCAGGTGGATACTTGCGTTTGGCTGCGTTACCCTTTCTATGCGCCCGATGTCTCAGCAGTCTTATCTGGTGCGGCAACGAGATCAATGCTGGTAGATAACGCGGGCAAGACTCCAAGTTTGGTCCACATGATGCCTTTGGGTGACACAAGTCGATACTTCAGCTATG CAGCAATATGCCATGCCTTGCGCATTGACCATCGTCCGCGAACGAGCGGATTG TCCGATCGCAAGCAGGGGCCGACTTGGGAGGATGTGGATTGGCAAGTACGGTCCAATTCTATGCAAGTGAAACTCCCCCGAGGATTCGAGTTGGATGTCACGTTCAAGGAAGATGATTTCAAGACTCTTTGGAATATCGTCAAGTACACCCAGAAATCGGAGAACAGTCTTCATCCGGAGGCAGGTGAGACTGTAGTATTTGAGAATACACTCAAGGTTTTCCAATATATGGATCCCGGCACACCAAAAGCGTTCCCTTCCGAACCCACGGAAAGATGTCGAGTCCGTTTGTTCGAGCGATCTGTCACTGTGACAGAAGGCACTGGTGCTCGCAATGCGCATCGCGGATTCCGACTAGCTGTTCTGACTAGTCCGAAGGTGAAGACTTTGAGTAGCATTCGCCATATCTTCGGTAACGGCTCACCGATAGTGTTCGGTCTCTTACGAGGAGAGGACGGTTCTCCTGCTCTTCTCCTTAAAGTGACCGAGGACGGCCGTACGAGATCTTTGTTGATGACTTTCCATGAGGTGGCCGAGCGTACGAAAATCCATTCCGTGCTGCTCGGTATAATTCCACGAGAGGGAGAGACCAAGTCGCCCGAATTCGCTCTCAAGTCATACTGCATTGAGCAGCCCGAAGATCCTTTCACTGGCCAGCCCACAGTCAAACACCTTCAGTTCCCCGCCGGAAGTGTTTCCGTTATCGACCAGGAGCATGCTTACGTCGAACATGGTTATGGACCGACAATTCTATCGGAACATTTGAGGGCCTTTGTAGCTACTGAATGGGGCTCTGTCACAGATCGTATCAACTTAG GGCCTGGTGAATTGAAGATTGGCTTGGATGTTCAGAGCACGACGAGCATGAGCTTGTTCCGCCCTGCGCAGCAGGATCTGACTCTGTCGCTTGCGGATAACCTCATTCGCCCTGAGCTGGCAGGGCAATTAACTAGCTTCCTCGAGAAGGTTGCCACGAAGCCTATGGTTCGCCGGCTGGAATTCCCCACCATCCAAG ATCTTCATGCCTTCGAGGCAGCTGTTACTGGCTTCCAGGTACTGTATGACGG CATGGCGACATCGTTTACCATCTCCCGCCGGCGGAGTATGGTTCCTATTTACAAGAAATGGGAAGCTGCCCTGGCACGAGTCCAGGTCGTTCGACAAGAGAAAGTCGTTCAAATGCTTGTTTTCTTCGGGGACTTCCAGCACGGCACATGTATGAACTTTGTTCTTAAGGGCACCGATATCATGGAGTCCTTCATCCGGTCCGGCAAGTTCGGCATTCGTATGGTAGATGCCAAGTTTGCACTTCCTAAGAAGGACGATGATCCAGCTTCTAACTTTGTGTGCCTCGACATGCCCGAATATCCCATCGAGCACGACGATCTCACCATTACGTTCGACACAGAGGCTT CACGTGCAAGCTTCAAGGCAGCTCTTCCTGGATCAGTGCGAGAACCATCTCGCATGGGCTCCATTCGCCGATAG